ACTCGGCCATCCATCATATCGGATGGACCTATGATATCAATCCCCGCTTGCGCTTGAGCTACGGACATTTTTGATAAAATGGGCAGTGTTTCGTCATTCAAAATCTTACCATTTTTCACCAAGCCGTCGTGTCCGTCAGAGCTGTATGGGTCCATGGCCACGTCGCTCATCAAAACTGATTCGGGAAATCGATCTTTAATGCCTTTGATTCGGTGCAGGTAAAAGTTTTCTTCTGCCCATGAATAAGATGCAGTATCATTTTTGAGTTCTTCCTCTACAGCGGGAAAGAGAACAAAGGCATTGATGCCGAGTTTTAACGATTCCTCTATTTCTCGTAGAAGTTCTTTTTCGCCTAGTTGTGCCTGTCCGGGCAATGAAGAAATTGGATTGTACGCCGATTTATCTGCCGTGATGAATAGCGGGTAGATCAATCGATCGGGAGTCAATCGAGTTTCACGCACCAAGCTTCGAATCGCCGGTGACTTGCGGTTTCTTCTGGGTCTGTTAACCATTTTGATCGTACATGTCTATTGTAATGAGCAGCCCTCTAATCTGAGCAGCTACTTCATCGAGTCTTTCTTTAAGTGCTATTTGGAGCTCCAAAATCTCTTTGTCGCTCATTCCTGCAGCTATTTCTTCTTTCATAGGATCGTGGCTGTGGTGGTGATCTCCGTCGTGTTTGTGTTCGTAACCAGGTACCGAAACTACCGACTCTTCCCAAGAGGCCAAAGCACGAAAACTCTTGTCAATGCTCCGAATCATTGCATCGTAAGCAGATTTTTTATCCTTGTTAGAAATACCTTCCTCTAATTCTGCTGTCACACGGGTCTTTACCTGCATCAATGCAGAGTAGATGGAATCGTGCCTCGTCATGATTTCCTCATGTATTGCTGCCGCCTCTTTGATGGTTCGGTTTTGGCCCCGACCTGAATCTCCGCAACTTGCCATCACGGCCAATCCCAAACTTAAAATGATAATCCAACGCATATTAACTTTTCGTTTTTTCTGTTTTCTCCTTTCGGGGAACCGGGTCATACCCGTGTGATCCCCAGGGGTGACATTTTGAAATACGCCTAATTCCCATCCAAGTTCCCTTAAACGCTCCCCATTCATTAATGGCCTCTATAGTATAGCTGGAGCAAGTGGGAGTGAACCTACAGTTGGCACCAAACCAAGGCGAAATGGCAACTTGATAGAATCGGACGAATCCAATAAATATTATGTTGAGCACTTTCATGCGGCTGCAAAAATACGTATTCCCTTAAGCTTAAAGGTGTGATCTACGTCATTTTTAGCGAGATTTGATGGCGTAGGAGATCTGAATCTTAGCGAAGTGATTAAAAAAGTCCAATCAGCACACCTTAACGAATATTTTCAGATATTCATCGCTGGTGCCATATCACCTTTTTCTGTAAAAAAATAGTGATAAGACTAATCCCAATATGAAATACATT
The nucleotide sequence above comes from Cryomorphaceae bacterium 1068. Encoded proteins:
- the yidD gene encoding membrane protein insertion efficiency factor YidD; the protein is MKVLNIIFIGFVRFYQVAISPWFGANCRFTPTCSSYTIEAINEWGAFKGTWMGIRRISKCHPWGSHGYDPVPRKEKTEKTKS
- the hemB gene encoding porphobilinogen synthase, with the protein product MKMVNRPRRNRKSPAIRSLVRETRLTPDRLIYPLFITADKSAYNPISSLPGQAQLGEKELLREIEESLKLGINAFVLFPAVEEELKNDTASYSWAEENFYLHRIKGIKDRFPESVLMSDVAMDPYSSDGHDGLVKNGKILNDETLPILSKMSVAQAQAGIDIIGPSDMMDGRVGEIRTALDENGYTDVSIMSYTAKYASAYYGPFRDALDSTPKFGDKKTYQMDPANSLEALREALLDEEEGADFLMVKPALCYLDIIAKLKEFSSLPISAYNVSGEYAMIKAAAEKGWLDEAKAADEMLLSIARSGADIILTYFAKDYATRFLNGNIHH